In Salarias fasciatus chromosome 13, fSalaFa1.1, whole genome shotgun sequence, the sequence CttggtttgtgtttcagtttgtaatggatgacctctgacctctcggAGAGACACctctgaggagcaggaggaggccacctgaggggggatggagggaggaggagaggctgagcccTCCTCCCAGCCGGAGAGAGCAGGAGGCGGCTGCAGGATGAACGGCCGGATCGGCACGCCgcggctggaggcggagctttaCTCGGCCCCTCAGTACCACGGCGTGGTGGCCACGGCTCCGCAGCAGGAGCACGGCGCgcctcctgctctgctcctggACCCCAGCGCTCTGATGTCCCGTCACACGGTCCTGGACCCACGTCTCCAGGCCTCCCCCGGTCTCTTTCTGTGCCCTGAGGGTGTGCTGAGGGCGTGGGGCGAGGCGGGGGCCGGGGACTGCTGTGAGACCACCTTCATCGAGGGCCTCGGCTCCGacgcctcctccgccgccagggaggtgctgctgtttgctgacGGGAGGTTCCTGGAGTTCTCGGGAGACGGCGCCAAGGTTCCCTCGCTGTCCTACGatgtggaggacgaggaggagctgcaggagctggaggtgagagGTCACGGGAGGGCTGGGGAGTGAGGAGGTCCGTGTGGGACGATGGAGCGGGATCACtgtggttaccatggtaacaaCAAGTGACCGTCAGCCTTCCTGTTGCCGCCACTGTGGAATGGAGAGTGTGGTCTGTCTGTCCActggacctgctggagacaGAACTGTCTGAAGACAGACAGGTCCACACGCTGGACAGACAGATGTTCAGAGAAGAGCAAACTTCCTGTTTACCAGACGAGAAATTCAGTCAGCAAGTCTACAATCCACAGGAAATTCAATAACCCAGTTTGTAGTCCTGATgataatctgtgtgtgtgtgtgtgtgtgtgtgtgtgtgtgtgtgtgtgtgtgtgtcagagtgagtCCTCCACTG encodes:
- the syndig1 gene encoding synapse differentiation-inducing gene protein 1, which produces MNGRIGTPRLEAELYSAPQYHGVVATAPQQEHGAPPALLLDPSALMSRHTVLDPRLQASPGLFLCPEGVLRAWGEAGAGDCCETTFIEGLGSDASSAAREVLLFADGRFLEFSGDGAKVPSLSYDVEDEEELQELESESSTDSDSEDTFLLMPPRDHLGLSVFSMLCCFWPLGIAAFYLSHQTNKAVKKGDFHRAGSSSRRTLFLAVLSITIGTGIYVGVAVALIAYLSKNHHW